A single Leptospira barantonii DNA region contains:
- a CDS encoding methylglyoxal synthase: MKEVSVPATKRIALVAHDNRKEDLVTWVKTHREILSRHHLFGTGTTGKLINEEVELPVYRFLSGPLGGDQQIGAKIAEGDLDIVIFFWDPLTAQPHDPDVKALLRIAVLYNIPMACNRSTADYMISSPQFTTSYKKVLLDYETKIRRD; this comes from the coding sequence ATGAAAGAAGTTTCGGTTCCCGCGACCAAAAGAATCGCACTCGTAGCACACGACAATCGCAAGGAAGACTTGGTAACCTGGGTCAAAACACATCGGGAAATCTTATCCAGACATCATCTGTTCGGTACGGGAACGACCGGAAAATTGATAAACGAAGAAGTGGAATTGCCCGTTTACCGATTTTTATCCGGACCGTTAGGCGGAGATCAACAGATCGGCGCGAAAATCGCGGAAGGGGATCTGGACATCGTGATCTTTTTCTGGGATCCTCTCACTGCGCAACCCCACGACCCGGACGTAAAGGCTCTTTTAAGAATAGCAGTACTTTATAATATTCCAATGGCTTGTAACCGCTCTACGGCGGACTATATGATCAGTTCTCCTCAGTTTACGACTTCTTACAAAAAGGTTCTTTTGGATTACGAAACGAAAATCCGAAGAGATTGA
- a CDS encoding FcpA-related putative periplasmic flagellar protein → MNHSSFYHKVFTFTISFFILHSPLILFGEQVPNEKKIEILIPEGSDKESDWGKDGLQFQDLDILGNASEENSKTLFEKSKEDFLTAMDRFRKANDLADLKRKEFDQQTFEADRYEWQRKNRKENFERSLTRDLNKARSDSIHLLVGAMNSLERIQNEKVRDADAYRELQAGIYREYIKHQLALKNFLQAMDLLERYIQIGTKFYEDSEAQGFLANCYERAYRLSKKNRDDQSREKYDILRKKHGLLYAEYKFGKNSPDYKEFSRELFRD, encoded by the coding sequence ATGAACCATTCTTCCTTTTATCATAAAGTTTTCACGTTTACGATTTCGTTTTTTATTCTCCATTCTCCCCTGATCCTTTTTGGCGAACAGGTTCCCAACGAAAAAAAAATCGAAATTCTGATTCCGGAAGGAAGCGACAAGGAATCGGATTGGGGCAAGGACGGTCTTCAATTCCAAGACTTGGATATCTTAGGGAATGCGAGCGAAGAGAATTCCAAAACTCTTTTTGAAAAATCCAAGGAAGATTTTTTGACCGCGATGGATCGTTTTAGAAAGGCGAACGATCTCGCGGATTTGAAACGAAAAGAATTCGACCAACAGACCTTCGAAGCGGATCGTTACGAGTGGCAAAGAAAAAATCGTAAAGAGAATTTCGAACGATCTCTTACTAGGGATTTAAACAAGGCGAGATCCGATTCGATTCATCTTTTAGTCGGGGCGATGAATTCTTTGGAAAGAATTCAAAACGAAAAAGTTCGAGATGCGGACGCGTATCGCGAACTACAAGCCGGGATTTATAGGGAATACATCAAACATCAACTCGCTCTGAAGAATTTTTTGCAAGCCATGGATCTTTTGGAACGATACATTCAGATCGGAACCAAGTTTTACGAGGATTCGGAAGCGCAGGGTTTTCTTGCGAACTGTTACGAAAGGGCGTATCGTCTTTCCAAAAAGAATCGAGACGATCAATCCAGGGAGAAATACGATATTCTCCGGAAGAAACACGGACTTTTGTATGCGGAGTATAAATTCGGGAAGAATTCTCCGGATTATAAGGAATTCTCCAGAGAACTTTTTAGAGACTAA
- a CDS encoding NHL repeat-containing protein → MFRLNRFLIPLIFLFITLSLSSDGLPNFSIQEKEARTQFARGFSYFNNSQYSSSRENFLKALSIKNDFTLARLLLSNSYYLSGDWPESMSELEQIEGTTGLNQIQKARLDALRINLAGGSQDSAVRYYSAILGDDLRRFRFRNPSDVAIDDDGFLYVLSFDTANIVKFDPNGNPVDNFKGSLGRNLSGPLFFSLRGTSIFVADFKADKIYEFNTRGEYRNRFGISGKGNGEFHGPTGIFLTKNGFLYISDSGNNRIQKLKTDGTFIQEIGVGILRNPSGLKVNSKGEIYVADRGNSRIAVFDSEGNFLREITNPNTLSSPRNLTIRKNEIYISDEKSGLIIYNTLDNTWRLLDSFRDSKNVVRKLNQPFSSAFDYTGTQFIADFNRHRVEIFSPSNQLSSNMDLVVEKVLNREYPDISVFLRVRDRSGRDIKAIPRNSFRVYEYGNLSPLIGLADMQQFNNRVSVSLIYENTPEVKAGYQVFEKSLKPLLMSLRQYDGIEVLRSGSELIKASDFTYSMHEIFRILRTSPNDNTSKTGKAIYRGMSDLLDRLGPRIALVLVSGNSYPDSFTQISPEKIIRYSKAHAIPVYFLSLSDTGPAVETYKTIAASTGGKFILIPGEGLEKNLYDSFLGHKDRRYIVSFKSRVDADKKDFYIPLVVEANFRNTSGKAETGFFTK, encoded by the coding sequence TTATTACTCTATCGTTGAGTTCCGACGGACTCCCTAATTTCTCCATTCAGGAAAAGGAAGCACGAACCCAATTTGCGAGAGGATTCTCTTATTTTAATAACTCCCAGTATTCTTCATCCCGAGAAAACTTTCTTAAAGCGCTATCCATAAAGAACGATTTTACGTTAGCACGTTTGCTTCTCTCCAACTCGTATTATCTTTCCGGTGACTGGCCTGAAAGTATGTCGGAATTAGAACAAATAGAAGGAACAACAGGACTCAACCAGATTCAGAAAGCAAGGTTGGATGCTCTCAGGATCAATCTTGCTGGCGGTAGCCAAGATTCCGCAGTTCGCTATTATTCAGCAATCTTAGGAGACGATCTCCGGCGCTTCCGCTTTCGAAATCCTTCGGATGTAGCCATTGACGATGACGGATTTCTTTATGTTTTATCCTTCGATACGGCGAATATTGTAAAGTTTGATCCCAACGGAAACCCGGTGGACAACTTTAAGGGTTCCTTAGGTCGGAACTTATCAGGTCCCCTATTCTTCTCGTTGAGAGGGACCTCGATATTTGTCGCGGATTTCAAAGCGGATAAGATCTACGAGTTCAATACCAGAGGCGAATATCGAAATCGATTCGGCATTTCGGGGAAAGGAAACGGAGAATTTCACGGACCAACGGGAATATTCCTTACAAAGAATGGTTTTCTTTATATCTCCGATTCAGGAAATAATCGAATTCAAAAATTAAAAACGGATGGGACTTTCATTCAGGAAATCGGTGTCGGAATTCTGCGCAACCCATCGGGATTAAAAGTAAATTCCAAGGGCGAAATCTACGTAGCCGACCGTGGAAATTCGAGAATCGCAGTATTCGATTCGGAAGGAAACTTTCTTAGGGAAATCACCAACCCGAACACACTCTCTTCCCCGCGAAACCTCACGATTCGAAAAAACGAAATCTATATTTCGGACGAAAAGTCGGGACTCATCATTTACAACACACTCGACAATACTTGGAGATTACTTGATTCGTTTCGAGATTCTAAGAACGTAGTTCGAAAGCTCAACCAACCGTTCTCATCCGCATTCGATTATACCGGAACGCAGTTCATTGCGGACTTCAATCGACATAGAGTGGAGATTTTCAGTCCTTCGAATCAGTTGAGTTCCAACATGGATCTTGTTGTGGAAAAGGTCCTGAACAGAGAATATCCCGACATCTCCGTTTTTCTAAGAGTGAGAGACAGATCCGGGCGAGATATAAAGGCGATACCGAGGAACTCGTTTAGAGTTTATGAATATGGAAACTTATCCCCCCTGATCGGACTTGCGGATATGCAACAATTCAATAACCGGGTTTCGGTATCTCTCATTTATGAGAATACTCCCGAGGTTAAGGCTGGCTATCAGGTATTCGAAAAGTCCCTTAAACCGCTTTTGATGTCCCTGAGACAATACGATGGCATCGAAGTCCTCCGTTCAGGGTCGGAACTCATCAAAGCATCCGACTTCACCTATTCGATGCATGAGATTTTTAGAATATTAAGAACTTCTCCCAACGACAATACGTCGAAAACGGGCAAGGCTATCTATAGAGGAATGTCGGATCTACTCGACCGCTTAGGTCCGAGAATCGCCTTGGTTCTGGTCTCCGGAAATTCTTATCCGGATTCTTTCACACAGATTTCTCCGGAAAAAATCATTCGATATTCTAAGGCGCATGCGATACCGGTTTATTTTCTTTCTCTATCGGATACGGGACCGGCCGTGGAAACCTATAAAACGATCGCGGCTTCGACGGGTGGAAAGTTCATTCTCATTCCGGGCGAAGGACTGGAAAAGAATCTTTACGATTCCTTCTTAGGACATAAGGACAGACGTTATATCGTATCCTTCAAAAGCCGAGTGGACGCGGATAAAAAAGACTTTTACATTCCTTTAGTCGTAGAGGCGAACTTCAGAAACACCTCGGGCAAGGCCGAAACGGGATTCTTCACGAAATGA
- a CDS encoding tetratricopeptide repeat protein, whose product MSLDFLKRHSVFVIILFLFVAPVSSQETIRKIQEGESFLKDRNYTAAYQSFSEAYRSNSMSVRSLLGLAEAAKHIHKYNESFEAYNKALALEPENKNAIKGAALAYIRKKEYQNSLNLLKPSLETDPFDPVLAPVQIQILLEMGNYESALKKLEASRSKFQSSKEVQILEAKVNGKTGNYSKAYHLWNAILSSSSDDPDLFFSMASLLIDWSEKNSPQERRQKLEIASEKLERAISLYPDFEEAIDSLVRIRIWQGDFVSAVPLSRKLVSLYPQNPSYLYLKAFAEEKEANKDSSTKEALKNDLIEILKLDDLDSVSRQKSESVALGHFPENNSFRRKLGEYRMQRFRSSKNSLLYDMASHHLASARELIPGQPEVQFQTLSEYKRNGFFPRYLNLLLFLRKKYPENEKYQYEIENLLSSMKQSIAYKEGMVEITGDNLLENYGRTPPVLLLFDLSDKSYLGDYPDLALLVSSSVRKNLSLSPTITLSNVLETARTNPASFDLNADAYTGILPFTESTFLKIKDTSKNGIKPRFLIYGSLKYENHSLNIDWTIKDSKYEKVLATFRVFAKGRDFIPEASARSVAKILAAIPPSGSVLRVKDEDIIINAGTLDGLKKGSKIQIYNTSGKSGEATIEETDYFLSRAIPDNGNNGLKTISEGDRVIWKR is encoded by the coding sequence ATGAGTTTAGATTTTTTAAAAAGACATTCCGTTTTTGTAATTATCCTATTCTTATTCGTCGCTCCGGTTTCGTCGCAGGAAACGATCCGAAAAATCCAGGAAGGAGAATCCTTTCTCAAAGATAGAAACTACACCGCGGCCTATCAGTCCTTTTCGGAAGCGTATCGATCCAATTCCATGTCGGTTCGCTCCTTATTGGGACTTGCCGAGGCGGCAAAACACATTCATAAATACAACGAATCCTTCGAAGCTTATAACAAGGCCCTTGCTTTAGAGCCGGAAAACAAAAACGCAATCAAAGGCGCCGCCTTAGCGTATATTCGTAAAAAAGAATATCAGAATTCTCTAAACCTCTTAAAACCTTCCCTGGAAACCGATCCCTTCGACCCGGTATTGGCCCCGGTTCAGATCCAAATTCTTTTGGAAATGGGAAATTACGAATCGGCCCTCAAAAAACTGGAAGCTTCCCGATCCAAATTTCAAAGCTCGAAAGAAGTTCAAATTTTGGAAGCGAAGGTAAACGGAAAAACCGGGAATTATTCCAAGGCATATCATCTTTGGAACGCGATCCTTTCCAGCTCATCGGATGACCCGGATTTATTTTTCAGCATGGCTTCCTTGCTGATCGATTGGTCCGAGAAAAATTCTCCTCAAGAAAGAAGACAAAAATTGGAAATCGCTTCCGAAAAATTGGAAAGGGCGATCTCCTTATATCCCGACTTTGAAGAAGCCATCGATTCTCTAGTAAGAATTAGAATCTGGCAAGGAGACTTCGTCTCAGCGGTTCCTCTTTCCAGAAAACTCGTTTCTTTGTATCCTCAAAATCCTTCTTATCTTTATCTGAAAGCGTTTGCGGAAGAAAAAGAAGCGAATAAGGATTCTTCCACGAAAGAGGCTCTGAAAAACGATCTTATAGAAATATTAAAATTAGATGATTTAGATTCCGTATCCAGACAAAAGTCCGAGTCGGTCGCACTCGGTCACTTCCCGGAAAACAATTCTTTCCGAAGAAAACTCGGAGAATATAGAATGCAACGTTTTCGTTCTTCGAAAAATTCTCTTTTGTATGATATGGCTTCTCATCATCTTGCGTCCGCAAGAGAATTGATTCCGGGCCAACCCGAGGTTCAGTTTCAAACGTTATCCGAATACAAACGAAACGGATTTTTCCCTCGTTATCTGAATCTACTTTTGTTTTTGAGAAAGAAATATCCGGAAAACGAAAAGTATCAGTATGAAATCGAAAATCTTCTTAGCTCGATGAAACAATCGATCGCATACAAAGAAGGAATGGTGGAGATCACCGGCGACAATCTTCTGGAAAACTACGGAAGAACACCGCCCGTTCTTTTACTTTTCGATCTTTCCGATAAATCGTATCTCGGAGATTATCCGGATCTCGCACTTTTGGTTTCTTCTTCCGTTCGTAAGAATCTTTCATTAAGTCCTACGATCACTCTTTCGAACGTTTTGGAAACCGCGCGCACAAATCCCGCCTCTTTCGATTTAAACGCGGACGCTTACACGGGTATTCTTCCGTTTACGGAATCGACTTTTCTTAAGATCAAGGATACTTCTAAGAACGGAATCAAACCCAGATTCCTAATTTACGGTTCCCTAAAATACGAAAATCATTCTTTAAACATCGACTGGACCATTAAGGATTCGAAATACGAAAAAGTCCTCGCGACGTTCCGTGTTTTTGCGAAGGGAAGAGACTTTATTCCCGAAGCGTCCGCAAGATCCGTCGCAAAAATTCTGGCCGCGATTCCACCTTCCGGTTCGGTTTTAAGAGTTAAGGACGAAGACATCATCATCAACGCCGGAACTCTCGACGGTTTAAAAAAAGGAAGTAAGATCCAAATCTACAATACTTCCGGTAAATCCGGCGAGGCGACGATCGAAGAAACGGATTATTTTCTTTCAAGAGCAATCCCCGACAACGGAAATAACGGATTGAAAACGATCTCCGAAGGAGATCGGGTCATCTGGAAACGTTAG